A single region of the Acidobacteriota bacterium genome encodes:
- a CDS encoding CoA transferase: MRNDEETAGDGGALAGIQVVDSAGTVATAYCGKLLRDLGARVTNLEPPGRGHPIRGLPPFHPKAPAPEASGLATWLSLGKQSVAAQMEDDLALDLLRTTDIILDDDPGAVQELHNGQIRLSLSWFGATGPYAARAATDQVISAHTAAARAVGPAEGPPILTTGHTPQVVAGTLAYVAGVGHLLARETGGLERAVHLDVSIFEAAMCITEPGPPGTLSTGVIRPRVGINRFWPTYPACIYPCRDGWLGVTTVTPSQWRSLCSLLDLPELASEPRYQVSINRLEDADRIDALLGPRFLERTGPEWVEAGQAARIPLALAPTPAELFELDQFRDRGAWVEAEHPDQGRFLAAGTPFRLHRTPATPGGSAPRLGEPGTRSERPTLHSPRKRAPMWRVPAPHGSQAVRPLADARMPRSLGASPQARRPTLLGDIRIVDLTMGWAGPLATRQLADMGAEVIKVESCQYFDWWRGWESTPETIAQKLYEQSTAFNTTGRNKFGITLDLTSRRGVDLLLRLLAISDAVIENYTASVLPKLGLAYERLLEANPELVMVSMPPFGASGEWMFHRGYGSTVEQASGLPHLNGRAGDPPTMQHVALGDPIAGINAAAALLTALRHRRRTGEGQYVDLSHVESMFPLAAHGLVTQAMRGEAPARDGGRHPLHAPWGAYPCIGAEPWIAITVETNDQWRRLCGALDMDGSDPSFAGQAGRKEHEDDLDRVLGARTRLYDGMALERRLAAARVPAAVLRNTMDVLYDPHLEARGYWQWRERAFVGQQPNPSAPFRPVGGDGRPYAVEWPAPTLGQHNRELLAALLDLSAAELDALERDQVIGTEPVV, from the coding sequence ATGCGAAACGACGAAGAGACAGCGGGCGACGGCGGGGCCCTAGCCGGCATCCAGGTCGTCGACTCGGCCGGCACCGTCGCGACCGCCTACTGCGGCAAGCTGCTCCGCGACCTCGGAGCACGGGTCACGAACCTGGAACCGCCGGGCAGGGGACATCCGATCCGCGGTCTGCCCCCCTTCCATCCGAAGGCCCCGGCGCCGGAGGCGAGCGGACTCGCCACCTGGCTGTCGCTCGGCAAACAAAGCGTCGCCGCGCAAATGGAAGACGACCTCGCCCTCGACCTTCTGCGAACCACCGACATCATCCTGGATGACGACCCCGGAGCCGTCCAGGAACTTCACAACGGCCAGATCCGCCTGTCCCTGTCCTGGTTCGGGGCCACGGGGCCCTACGCCGCGCGCGCCGCCACGGACCAGGTCATCAGCGCACACACGGCCGCGGCACGGGCGGTCGGCCCGGCCGAGGGGCCTCCGATCCTGACCACGGGGCACACACCGCAGGTGGTCGCAGGCACCCTCGCCTACGTCGCCGGCGTCGGCCATCTGCTGGCGCGAGAGACCGGCGGTCTCGAAAGAGCGGTCCACCTCGACGTCTCCATCTTCGAGGCCGCGATGTGCATCACCGAGCCCGGTCCGCCCGGGACGCTCTCGACCGGCGTCATCCGCCCCCGGGTCGGCATCAACCGCTTCTGGCCCACCTACCCGGCCTGCATCTATCCCTGCCGGGATGGCTGGCTCGGCGTGACCACGGTGACGCCGTCGCAGTGGCGAAGCCTGTGCTCTCTCCTAGACCTTCCCGAGCTGGCCTCCGAGCCCCGCTACCAGGTGTCGATCAACCGTCTCGAAGACGCGGACCGGATCGACGCCCTACTCGGACCCCGCTTTCTCGAGCGAACCGGGCCGGAGTGGGTGGAGGCCGGCCAGGCGGCCCGCATCCCGCTGGCCCTCGCTCCCACTCCGGCCGAACTCTTCGAGCTCGATCAGTTTCGCGACCGCGGCGCCTGGGTCGAAGCCGAACACCCCGACCAGGGGCGTTTTCTCGCCGCCGGCACGCCGTTTCGCCTGCACCGCACGCCCGCCACGCCAGGCGGCTCGGCGCCGCGCCTGGGAGAGCCCGGCACGCGGAGCGAACGCCCCACCCTCCATTCACCGAGGAAGCGTGCACCCATGTGGCGCGTCCCCGCGCCACATGGGTCGCAGGCCGTGCGTCCGCTGGCGGACGCGCGGATGCCGCGTTCGCTGGGCGCCTCCCCCCAGGCCCGCCGTCCCACTCTGCTCGGCGACATCCGCATCGTCGACCTGACGATGGGCTGGGCCGGTCCGCTCGCCACCCGCCAACTCGCCGACATGGGCGCCGAGGTGATCAAGGTCGAGTCCTGCCAGTACTTCGACTGGTGGCGCGGCTGGGAGTCGACGCCCGAGACGATCGCGCAGAAGCTCTACGAACAATCCACCGCCTTCAACACGACCGGCCGCAACAAGTTCGGCATCACCCTCGACCTGACCAGCCGTCGCGGCGTCGATCTGCTGCTGCGCCTGCTGGCGATCTCGGACGCCGTGATCGAGAACTACACCGCGAGCGTCCTGCCCAAGCTGGGGCTCGCCTACGAGCGCCTCCTCGAGGCAAACCCCGAACTGGTCATGGTGTCGATGCCTCCCTTCGGCGCCAGCGGCGAGTGGATGTTCCACCGTGGCTACGGTTCGACGGTCGAGCAGGCATCCGGCCTGCCCCACCTGAACGGCCGCGCCGGAGACCCGCCCACGATGCAGCACGTGGCGCTCGGCGATCCGATCGCCGGGATCAACGCCGCCGCGGCGCTGCTGACCGCCCTCCGCCACCGCCGGCGGACCGGCGAAGGCCAGTACGTCGATCTCTCCCACGTCGAGTCGATGTTCCCGCTGGCCGCTCACGGGCTTGTCACGCAGGCGATGCGAGGCGAAGCGCCTGCGCGTGACGGCGGTCGCCATCCGCTGCACGCCCCCTGGGGCGCCTACCCGTGCATCGGCGCGGAACCCTGGATCGCCATCACGGTCGAGACGAACGACCAGTGGCGGCGGCTTTGCGGCGCGCTGGACATGGACGGGTCCGACCCAAGCTTCGCCGGCCAGGCCGGACGCAAGGAGCACGAAGACGATCTCGACCGGGTGCTCGGCGCCAGAACGAGGCTATACGACGGCATGGCGCTCGAGCGCCGCCTGGCCGCGGCCCGGGTCCCGGCAGCGGTCCTCCGCAACACGATGGACGTGCTCTACGACCCGCATCTCGAAGCTCGCGGCTACTGGCAGTGGCGCGAACGCGCCTTCGTCGGCCAGCAACCGAACCCCTCCGCGCCCTTCCGGCCGGTGGGTGGAGACGGGCGACCGTACGCCGTCGAGTGGCCGGCGCCCACCCTCGGTCAACACAACCGGGAACTGCTTGCCGCGTTGCTCGACCTGAGCGCGGCCGAGCTCGACGCGCTGGAACGCGACCAGGTGATCGGCACGGAACCGGTCGTATGA
- a CDS encoding MFS transporter, whose product MNRKTYLRLSVMMLLQYGVWGVWLPVLARYLQAEPSEGGLGFTPGQIGWILGLASSIGAVTAPFVAGQLADRSFSTQRVLAVLLVAGGVVKIITAYQTTFSAWLWLSVLYSVLYTPTLALSNSLAFAHMDDGDREFPRVRVWGTIGWIVASWAFPLFWLLSDVRLSWLPPFYVGVEAPDATARLVDSLVWSGVVAFGYALFCLFLPPTPPRRDAKDKLAFAKAFGLFRQRSFAVLVAASLPVAVIHQIYFMQTAPFMSQELGLPDSRIGPAMSIGQFAEIAVMVATGWLLSRFGFRRVITIGVLAYAARYAIFGSVFLPVPVIVASQALHGLCYACFFAAAFIYVDRIAEEDVRHSAQTVFGIVILGLGPVLAAPVLQVLSEAFTNDAGVLDYSALWYSLSALALVTMLGFAALFRDQTSQT is encoded by the coding sequence GTGAACCGGAAGACATATCTACGGCTCTCCGTCATGATGCTCCTGCAGTACGGAGTGTGGGGAGTGTGGCTGCCGGTGCTTGCCCGCTACCTCCAGGCGGAGCCCTCGGAGGGTGGTCTCGGCTTCACACCCGGTCAGATCGGCTGGATCCTCGGTCTCGCGAGTTCGATCGGGGCGGTGACGGCGCCCTTCGTCGCGGGCCAGCTCGCCGACCGGTCGTTCTCGACCCAGCGGGTACTCGCCGTGCTCCTGGTGGCCGGTGGCGTCGTCAAGATCATCACCGCCTACCAGACCACCTTCAGCGCCTGGCTGTGGTTGTCCGTGCTGTACTCGGTGCTCTACACGCCGACGCTGGCCCTGTCGAACTCACTCGCCTTCGCCCACATGGACGACGGTGACCGGGAGTTCCCGCGGGTGCGGGTTTGGGGCACGATCGGCTGGATCGTGGCCAGTTGGGCCTTCCCGCTGTTCTGGTTGCTTTCCGACGTGAGGCTCTCCTGGCTGCCGCCGTTCTATGTCGGAGTCGAGGCGCCGGACGCGACCGCCCGCCTCGTCGATTCCCTCGTGTGGAGCGGAGTGGTCGCCTTCGGCTATGCGCTCTTCTGCCTCTTCCTGCCGCCGACGCCGCCGCGGCGGGACGCGAAGGACAAGCTCGCCTTCGCCAAGGCGTTCGGGCTCTTCCGGCAGCGGTCCTTCGCGGTCCTCGTGGCGGCGAGCCTGCCGGTGGCGGTGATCCACCAGATCTACTTCATGCAGACGGCGCCCTTCATGAGCCAGGAACTCGGGCTGCCGGACAGCCGGATCGGCCCGGCGATGAGCATCGGGCAGTTCGCCGAGATCGCGGTCATGGTGGCCACGGGCTGGCTGCTGTCGCGGTTCGGTTTCCGCCGCGTGATCACGATCGGCGTGCTTGCCTATGCGGCCCGTTACGCGATCTTCGGCAGCGTGTTCCTCCCCGTGCCCGTGATCGTCGCCAGCCAGGCGCTGCACGGCCTCTGCTACGCGTGCTTCTTTGCCGCCGCGTTCATCTACGTCGACCGCATCGCGGAGGAAGACGTCCGCCACTCGGCGCAGACCGTGTTCGGGATCGTGATTCTCGGTCTCGGGCCGGTCCTGGCGGCGCCGGTGCTTCAGGTCCTGTCCGAGGCCTTCACGAACGACGCCGGCGTGCTGGACTACTCGGCTCTGTGGTACTCGCTGTCGGCGCTCGCGCTGGTCACGATGCTGGGCTTCGCGGCGCTGTTCCGGGATCAGACGTCGCAGACCTGA
- a CDS encoding TIM barrel protein: MNAEPLSRRTLIAGAAAVAAASATPAALGAQQERVIRNGRIRQSVCKWCYGSIPLEELAAAASGMGLESIEILGPDAFPTLQEHGLSCAMTNSHGITEGINDPANHEACLEAITAAIDATAEAGFSNVITFSGNRNGMPDSEGLENCVTALKQIVGHAEQKGVTICMELLNSKVNHADYMADNMPWLVELVDRVASDRFKILYDIYHAQVMEGDVIRTIRDYHHHIGHYHTAGNPGRNELDEDQELYYPAIMRAILETGYTGIVGQEFIPKSSDKLAALAHGVQVCDV, translated from the coding sequence ATGAACGCCGAACCTCTATCCCGAAGAACCCTGATCGCCGGTGCCGCGGCGGTCGCGGCGGCCTCAGCCACTCCCGCCGCACTCGGAGCCCAGCAGGAGCGGGTCATCAGGAACGGGAGGATCCGGCAGTCCGTGTGCAAGTGGTGCTACGGCAGCATTCCGCTCGAGGAACTCGCGGCCGCCGCCAGCGGGATGGGACTCGAATCGATCGAAATCCTGGGCCCGGATGCCTTCCCAACGCTCCAGGAACACGGCCTCTCCTGCGCGATGACGAACAGCCATGGCATCACCGAGGGCATCAATGATCCCGCCAACCACGAGGCCTGCCTGGAGGCGATCACGGCCGCGATCGACGCCACCGCCGAGGCCGGCTTCTCCAACGTGATCACCTTCTCGGGCAACCGCAACGGCATGCCCGATAGCGAGGGCCTCGAGAACTGCGTGACGGCCCTGAAGCAGATCGTCGGCCACGCCGAGCAGAAGGGCGTCACGATCTGCATGGAGCTGCTGAACTCCAAGGTCAACCACGCCGACTACATGGCCGACAACATGCCCTGGCTGGTCGAACTCGTGGACCGCGTCGCATCCGACCGCTTCAAGATCCTCTACGACATCTACCACGCCCAGGTCATGGAAGGCGACGTGATCCGCACGATCCGCGACTACCACCATCACATTGGCCACTACCACACCGCCGGCAACCCCGGACGCAACGAGCTCGACGAGGACCAGGAGCTGTACTACCCGGCGATCATGCGCGCGATCCTCGAGACCGGTTACACGGGGATCGTCGGCCAGGAATTCATTCCCAAGAGCAGCGACAAGCTCGCCGCTCTTGCGCACGGTGTTCAGGTCTGCGACGTCTGA
- a CDS encoding DUF4159 domain-containing protein, protein MPAILAPGTRYDCTMEVTAGAGRGWRLPAILAVSTLLVSSLVTAQWWRPVPARYPEEGRQYLEGFVFCRGQYRQVVDEWLGQGWFTDYPDSEYNFMTRLSQLTTVEIQRTAYGDPEHLVLTLDDPRLFEFPFLFMSDVGTIGINDAEADNLRRYLLAGGFLYVDDFWGPVAWDRWASQIGRVLPPGDYPIVDIPPTHPIFRTFFTVDEVPQIPSIQYWNMTGRADTSERGMHSAEPHFRGIFDEHGRLMVAMTHNTDIADGWEREGESREFFERFSLTKSYPFGVNLVLYALSH, encoded by the coding sequence GTGCCGGCAATCCTAGCGCCCGGCACGCGCTACGATTGCACCATGGAGGTCACGGCCGGGGCAGGACGGGGATGGCGGCTGCCGGCGATCCTGGCCGTGTCGACCCTGCTCGTCTCCTCCCTCGTGACTGCCCAGTGGTGGCGCCCGGTTCCGGCCCGGTACCCGGAGGAGGGCCGCCAGTACCTCGAGGGTTTCGTCTTCTGCCGCGGACAGTACCGCCAGGTCGTCGACGAGTGGCTCGGGCAGGGCTGGTTCACGGACTACCCCGACTCCGAGTACAACTTCATGACGCGGCTGTCCCAGTTGACGACGGTCGAGATCCAGCGGACCGCCTACGGCGATCCGGAGCACCTCGTCCTGACGCTGGACGATCCGCGGCTGTTCGAGTTCCCGTTCCTGTTCATGTCGGATGTCGGCACGATCGGCATCAACGACGCCGAAGCGGACAACCTGAGGCGGTACCTGCTGGCGGGCGGCTTTCTCTACGTCGACGACTTCTGGGGTCCCGTGGCCTGGGACCGCTGGGCCAGCCAGATTGGCCGGGTGCTGCCTCCGGGCGACTACCCGATCGTCGACATCCCGCCGACGCACCCGATCTTCAGGACCTTCTTCACCGTCGACGAGGTGCCCCAGATCCCGTCGATCCAGTACTGGAACATGACCGGCCGGGCCGACACCTCGGAGCGCGGGATGCACTCCGCGGAACCGCACTTCCGCGGGATCTTCGACGAGCACGGCCGTCTCATGGTCGCGATGACCCACAACACGGACATCGCCGATGGCTGGGAGCGGGAAGGCGAGTCGCGGGAGTTCTTCGAGCGCTTCTCGCTGACGAAGTCCTACCCGTTCGGCGTGAACCTGGTTCTGTACGCCCTTTCGCACTGA
- a CDS encoding MBL fold metallo-hydrolase, which yields MTPSTFHIRSFAFAAGMIVTLLAAPVAAQQDFSAVEVTAEHVAGAVHMLTGAGGNIGVSAGEDGILIVDDQFAPLADKIRAALAGISPGDLEFVVNTHFHFDHTGGNVIFGKEALIVAHTNVRKRLAEGAGVRGRPAEPAPKEALPVVTYDDGVSIHFNGEEIMIGHLTGGHTDGDSYIYFTDSNVIHLGDQFFAGRFPFVDVGNGGNAVGLRDSIGEVLEHLPADAKVIPGHGPLSSVDDLKTYHRMLVECVAAVEAGKDAGKSVEEIQAAGLPEEWSGWGSGFINESVFITSIHESL from the coding sequence GTGACCCCTTCTACATTTCATATCCGTTCGTTCGCTTTCGCCGCCGGGATGATCGTCACTCTCCTCGCCGCGCCGGTCGCCGCGCAGCAGGACTTCTCGGCCGTCGAGGTGACGGCCGAGCACGTTGCCGGCGCCGTCCACATGCTGACCGGCGCCGGTGGCAACATCGGCGTCTCGGCTGGCGAGGACGGCATCCTGATCGTCGACGACCAGTTCGCGCCGCTTGCCGACAAGATCCGGGCGGCGCTCGCCGGGATCTCGCCCGGCGACCTGGAGTTCGTCGTCAACACTCACTTCCACTTCGACCACACGGGCGGCAACGTGATCTTCGGCAAGGAGGCGCTGATCGTGGCGCATACGAACGTGCGCAAGCGTCTGGCGGAGGGCGCCGGCGTGCGCGGCCGGCCTGCCGAGCCGGCGCCGAAGGAGGCCCTCCCCGTCGTGACCTACGACGACGGGGTGTCGATCCACTTCAACGGCGAGGAGATCATGATTGGCCACCTGACCGGCGGTCACACGGACGGCGACAGCTACATCTACTTCACGGACTCGAACGTCATCCACCTGGGCGACCAGTTCTTCGCGGGACGCTTTCCGTTCGTCGATGTCGGCAACGGCGGCAACGCGGTCGGGCTCCGGGACAGCATCGGCGAGGTGCTGGAGCATCTGCCGGCCGATGCGAAGGTGATCCCCGGCCACGGCCCCCTGTCGTCGGTCGATGACCTGAAGACGTACCACCGAATGCTCGTGGAGTGCGTCGCCGCGGTCGAGGCGGGCAAGGACGCCGGCAAGTCGGTGGAGGAGATTCAGGCCGCCGGACTTCCCGAGGAATGGAGCGGCTGGGGCTCCGGCTTCATCAACGAGTCGGTTTTCATCACTTCGATTCACGAGAGTCTGTAG
- a CDS encoding PQQ-binding-like beta-propeller repeat protein, whose product MPVVRLDGVLRPERVALAAVLALIAGVATAAPPASSDVEGGWPAWRGPSRTGSAPGGNPPIEWSETKNVRWKKAVPGLGLSSPIIWGDRLYLTTAVPTGEKVEVESAPRAGRRGGIPPDRVLSYEVHALDRATGSTVWKRTVRTEAPSGGTHPDGTWASGSPVTDGEVLIAFFGSQGLYAFDLDGTELWRRDFGDMRTRLGFGEGSSPALHGDRVFVIWDHEDDSFMVALDKKTGQEIWRRDRDEMTAWTTPLVVEHGGRTQVITSATNRVRAYDADTGEPIWQATGMTLNAIPSPVYSEGVVYLTSGFRGSKLLAVRLDGAEGDVTGTKQVVWSVDRDTPYVPSPLLHDGVIYFTKSNNGILSAFDARTGEALYANQRLGPVRNVYASPVAVGDRVYFTSRDGEFLVAKAGPTFEVLAENELDDRFDASPAIVGDEIYLRGRRNLYCIAAP is encoded by the coding sequence GTGCCGGTTGTGCGTCTGGATGGAGTCTTGCGCCCGGAGCGCGTCGCGCTGGCGGCCGTGCTGGCCCTGATCGCCGGGGTCGCTACCGCGGCACCGCCCGCGAGTTCGGATGTGGAAGGCGGCTGGCCGGCCTGGCGCGGCCCGAGCCGGACCGGATCGGCGCCGGGCGGCAATCCGCCGATCGAGTGGTCCGAAACGAAGAACGTGCGCTGGAAGAAGGCGGTGCCGGGTCTAGGTCTGTCGTCCCCCATCATCTGGGGCGACCGGCTGTACCTGACGACCGCGGTGCCGACCGGCGAGAAGGTCGAGGTCGAGAGCGCGCCGCGGGCCGGTAGGCGTGGCGGCATTCCGCCGGACCGGGTCCTGAGCTACGAGGTCCACGCGCTGGACCGCGCCACCGGATCGACGGTGTGGAAGCGGACCGTGCGCACGGAAGCGCCGTCCGGTGGGACGCATCCCGACGGCACCTGGGCCTCCGGGTCGCCGGTCACGGATGGCGAGGTGCTGATCGCGTTCTTCGGTTCGCAGGGCCTGTACGCCTTCGACCTGGACGGGACCGAACTCTGGCGCCGCGACTTCGGCGACATGAGGACCCGGCTGGGCTTCGGCGAGGGAAGCTCGCCGGCGCTTCACGGCGACCGCGTGTTCGTCATCTGGGATCACGAGGACGACTCCTTCATGGTCGCTCTCGACAAGAAGACGGGGCAGGAGATCTGGCGCCGCGACCGCGACGAGATGACGGCCTGGACGACGCCCCTGGTGGTCGAGCACGGCGGCCGGACGCAGGTCATCACCAGCGCGACGAACCGCGTCCGCGCCTATGACGCGGACACCGGCGAACCGATCTGGCAGGCGACGGGCATGACCCTCAATGCGATCCCGTCGCCGGTCTACTCCGAAGGCGTCGTCTACCTGACCAGCGGTTTCCGCGGCAGCAAGCTGCTGGCGGTGCGCCTCGACGGCGCCGAGGGCGATGTCACAGGCACGAAGCAGGTCGTCTGGTCGGTGGACCGGGACACGCCGTATGTGCCTTCGCCGCTGCTGCACGACGGCGTCATCTACTTCACGAAGTCGAACAACGGCATCCTCTCGGCGTTCGATGCCAGGACGGGTGAGGCGCTCTACGCGAACCAGCGGCTGGGGCCGGTCCGCAACGTGTACGCGTCGCCGGTGGCGGTCGGCGACCGCGTCTACTTCACGAGCCGCGACGGGGAGTTCCTGGTCGCGAAGGCCGGACCAACCTTCGAGGTCTTGGCCGAGAACGAACTCGACGACCGCTTCGACGCCTCCCCGGCCATCGTCGGCGACGAGATCTACCTGCGCGGCCGCCGCAACCTGTACTGCATCGCCGCGCCGTAA
- a CDS encoding DUF255 domain-containing protein, which yields MPNAAWIAGGLTVVWLSVSNAPALAVPPPGAGARPPELQARLEAALAAMPADYEPRTEHLDRHGRPLFLNRLVLETSPYLRQHAHNPVDWFPWGEEAFERARAEDKPVFLSIGYSTCHWCHVMERESFDNVDVATLMNELFICIKVDREQRPDIDDIYMTAVQVTQQRGGWPMSSFLLPDRRPFFGATYFPPQQFVNLMRQVDAAWRERRADLETSAAQITDLVRQITAARGAAKNLGRAVIGEAVQGLVASTDRVHGGFGGAPKFPNETNLLLLLEEALRTGDREPLDAALLTLRAMARGGIHDQVGGGFHRYSVDGHWLVPHFEKMLYNQAHLLRAYALAYRLTGDPLLARVARETADYVLRDMTSPEGAFYSATDADSEAEDGESVEGEFFVWTKDQLREALEPADAELAIRLFGVTDAGNFEHRNILFLDRPLDESAADFGLPLDDLLDRLDGIRERLYQVRERRLHPLRDDKVLTSWNGMMIRALAEAAGALAEPAYGEAAARAAEFLWRNNRRDDGGLWRVWLDGERSTPGLVQDYAHLAHAFVALHDVTSNGKWLERSATVAAEMIERFWDPSPAPTEEGAPTPPSLGSGFFIAEREKANLLIAQPKSPTDGAVPSGNSVAVRALAELGRRTGDRNATDRALATVAAFATNIERMPAAYTYMLTGLAVALEGDAGPRATAGNGTVVTAAALRPTTDAGEYDVDLDLVIADGWHLNGPEPLQEDLIGTTIQSAGGFDVIRVRYPEPRRTKVSTQSGDVLIYEGRQRITFRLKPSPATEPPPVSIPISLRLQACDDQLCLLPETVILEVPFAAPGGTGGQKEPA from the coding sequence GTGCCCAACGCCGCCTGGATCGCAGGGGGCCTCACCGTCGTCTGGCTGTCCGTGTCGAACGCCCCCGCCCTCGCCGTCCCGCCTCCCGGCGCCGGAGCACGCCCGCCGGAGCTCCAGGCCAGGCTGGAGGCGGCACTGGCAGCGATGCCCGCCGACTACGAACCCCGGACCGAGCACCTGGATCGTCATGGCCGGCCGCTGTTCCTGAACCGCCTCGTCCTCGAAACCTCGCCCTATCTCCGGCAGCACGCGCACAACCCGGTCGACTGGTTCCCCTGGGGCGAGGAGGCCTTCGAGCGGGCGCGGGCGGAGGACAAGCCGGTCTTTCTCTCGATCGGCTACTCCACCTGCCACTGGTGCCACGTAATGGAGCGCGAGAGCTTCGACAACGTCGACGTGGCGACGTTGATGAACGAACTGTTCATCTGCATCAAGGTCGACCGGGAACAGCGGCCCGACATCGACGACATCTACATGACCGCGGTCCAGGTCACCCAGCAGCGGGGCGGCTGGCCGATGTCGAGCTTCCTGCTCCCCGACCGCAGGCCCTTCTTTGGAGCCACGTACTTTCCTCCCCAACAGTTCGTCAACCTGATGCGGCAGGTCGACGCGGCCTGGCGCGAACGGAGGGCCGACCTCGAAACGAGCGCGGCCCAGATCACGGACCTCGTTCGGCAGATCACCGCGGCCCGCGGCGCCGCGAAGAACCTGGGCCGCGCGGTGATCGGCGAGGCGGTGCAGGGTCTCGTCGCCAGCACGGACCGGGTCCACGGCGGCTTCGGCGGCGCCCCCAAGTTCCCGAATGAGACGAACCTTCTGCTGCTGCTCGAGGAGGCGCTTCGCACCGGCGATCGCGAGCCGCTCGACGCCGCCCTGCTCACCCTGCGCGCGATGGCCCGCGGCGGCATTCACGACCAGGTCGGCGGCGGCTTCCACCGCTACTCGGTGGACGGGCACTGGCTCGTGCCGCACTTCGAGAAGATGCTCTACAACCAGGCCCATCTGCTCCGCGCCTACGCGCTGGCCTACCGGCTAACCGGCGATCCGCTGCTGGCGCGAGTGGCCCGCGAGACCGCGGACTACGTGCTGCGCGACATGACTTCCCCGGAGGGCGCTTTCTACTCCGCCACGGACGCGGACAGCGAGGCCGAGGATGGCGAATCGGTCGAGGGCGAGTTCTTCGTCTGGACGAAGGACCAGCTCCGGGAGGCCCTGGAACCCGCCGACGCCGAACTGGCAATCCGGCTCTTCGGCGTCACCGACGCGGGGAACTTCGAGCACCGGAACATCCTCTTCCTCGACCGGCCGCTGGACGAGAGCGCCGCCGACTTCGGGCTGCCGCTGGACGACTTGCTCGACCGGCTCGACGGCATCCGCGAACGCCTCTACCAGGTCCGCGAGCGCCGTCTGCATCCACTGCGTGACGACAAGGTGCTCACCTCCTGGAACGGGATGATGATCCGCGCCCTGGCCGAGGCCGCCGGCGCGCTGGCCGAACCGGCCTACGGCGAGGCCGCCGCGCGGGCGGCCGAGTTCCTGTGGCGCAACAACCGCCGCGACGACGGCGGCCTGTGGCGCGTCTGGCTCGACGGCGAGAGGTCGACTCCCGGCCTGGTCCAGGACTACGCCCACCTGGCTCACGCCTTCGTCGCTCTTCACGACGTGACCTCCAACGGCAAATGGCTCGAGCGGTCCGCGACCGTCGCGGCCGAGATGATCGAGCGCTTCTGGGATCCGAGTCCTGCGCCGACGGAGGAAGGCGCCCCCACCCCACCGAGCCTCGGCAGCGGCTTCTTCATCGCCGAGCGGGAGAAGGCCAACCTGCTGATCGCGCAGCCGAAGAGCCCGACCGACGGCGCCGTACCCTCCGGCAACTCGGTGGCCGTCCGCGCCCTGGCGGAACTCGGCCGCCGCACCGGTGACCGGAACGCCACGGACCGCGCCCTCGCCACTGTCGCCGCGTTCGCCACGAACATCGAACGGATGCCGGCCGCCTACACCTACATGCTGACCGGACTCGCCGTGGCCCTCGAAGGCGACGCCGGTCCGCGAGCCACCGCGGGCAACGGCACCGTGGTCACCGCCGCCGCGCTACGGCCCACAACCGACGCCGGCGAGTACGACGTCGACCTCGATCTGGTCATCGCCGACGGCTGGCACCTGAACGGCCCCGAGCCGCTCCAGGAAGACCTGATCGGCACGACGATCCAGAGCGCCGGCGGCTTCGACGTCATCAGGGTCCGCTACCCGGAACCTCGACGCACCAAGGTCAGCACTCAGTCCGGCGACGTGCTGATCTACGAAGGACGGCAGCGGATCACCTTCCGGCTCAAACCCTCCCCGGCTACCGAACCGCCCCCCGTGTCGATCCCGATCTCGCTCCGCCTCCAGGCCTGCGACGACCAGCTCTGTCTCCTTCCCGAGACGGTCATCCTGGAGGTCCCCTTCGCCGCCCCTGGTGGAACTGGCGGCCAAAAGGAGCCGGCCTGA